Below is a window of Oceanivirga salmonicida DNA.
GCAAATCTAATGGATGATTATTTTGTCTTTTTTCTATTTTATCATATGCTTTTTCTTTATCAAACCCATCGTCTAATTCAAAATATGCACCTATTACTATCCATTTTTCTTTTTTTATCTTAGTTTCTCTGTATTTTAAATCCAAATCTTTTTTATTTATATTTTTTATACCAAAAGATTTAGAATATACCTTAACTGATATTATTTTATCAAAAATAGTAGTCCCATAAGCACCACCATTCATATTAACTAAACCACCAATAGTTCCAGGTATTCCTGTTATATTTTCAAGACCACCTAAATCATTTTCTTCCATAAATTTAGTAAAATCTTCTAAATTAACTCCTGCTTGTACATAAACTTTATTATTACCTAAATTCTCTATCTTATTTAATTTTTTTAGACATACAAAGGTCATATCAAGATAATTATCATCTATCAAAGTATTAGTTCCATTTCCCAAAAGATAATATTTTTCATCATCTTTAAAAAAATCTACTAATTCATCTTCTTTTTCTATAAAAACTAATTTTTTAGCTATTCCCCCTATTTTCATATTTGAATATTGTTTCATAGAAATATCATTTTGAATTATCATATCTATCCTTTCATTTTATTAACCATACTATAAGCAAATTTAGATACAGTTCCTGCTCCCATAAATATATATACATCATTAGGTTTATTATTCAAATAAATGTGGTTCATTAATTCCTCTGGCAACATAACACACACTTG
It encodes the following:
- the murB gene encoding UDP-N-acetylmuramate dehydrogenase, which gives rise to MIIQNDISMKQYSNMKIGGIAKKLVFIEKEDELVDFFKDDEKYYLLGNGTNTLIDDNYLDMTFVCLKKLNKIENLGNNKVYVQAGVNLEDFTKFMEENDLGGLENITGIPGTIGGLVNMNGGAYGTTIFDKIISVKVYSKSFGIKNINKKDLDLKYRETKIKKEKWIVIGAYFELDDGFDKEKAYDKIEKRQNNHPLDLPNLGSTFKNPDGDFAARLIMEAGLKGYRIGEIEVSTKHPNFLVNKGNAKFDDVLKLIKHVQKIVKEKFDVLLDTEIIIIKGDK